In Thunnus thynnus chromosome 13, fThuThy2.1, whole genome shotgun sequence, the following proteins share a genomic window:
- the ripply1 gene encoding protein ripply1 translates to MRDTELLSSDEPIYQHKYFGRISPGEEERRMSSACLVLKQPSFGAAPWSRPLTVSSSSDTNGSQTSLWRPWLSSSRDRPERCPHSKLSCPYSRPTVPDCFSSDGKPQAFQHPVRLFWPKSKSFDYLYSDGEALLRNFPIQATISFYEESDSEDEDEEDWEEDGNSEECLKHKSHFTSYN, encoded by the exons ATGCGGGACACAGAACTGCTGTCCTCCGACGAGCCAATATATCAACATAAGTATTTCGGTAGAATTTCtccaggagaagaagaaagaaggatGAGTTCCGCATGCTTGGTTCTCAAGCAACCGTCATTCGGCGCAGCACCGTGGTCGCGTCCGCTTACTGTGAGCAGTAGCTCGGACACAAACGGCAG CCAGACATCACTGTGGAGACCGTGGTTATCCAGCAGCAGGGATAGACCAGAACGATGCCCACACAGCAAGCTGTCATGT CCTTACTCCAGACCCACAGTGCCAGACTGCTTCTCGTCAGATGGGAAACCTCAGGCCTTCCAGCACCCTGTCAG GCTGTTCTGGCCCAAATCTAAGTCATTCGACTATCTGTACAGCGATGGAGAGGCCTTACTGAGGAACTTCCCTATCCAGGCAACCATCAGCTTTTATGAGGAGTCTgacagtgaggatgaggatgaggaggattgGGAAGAGGATGGCAACTCTGAGGAGTGCCTCAAACATAAGTCTCATTTCACCTCCTACAACTGA